The genomic DNA AAAGGTCGAAGAGCAGGGCCTGGCTGTCGACACCCCGGCCGAAGTGGCCAAGTGGGCCGACGTGATCATGCTGCTGGCGCCGGACACCGCGCAGGCCGAGATCTACTCCAGCGACATCGAGCCCTACCTCGAGGACGGCAACGCGCTGCTCTTCGGCCACGGCCTCAACATCCACTTCGGCCTGATCAAGCCTCCGGCCAACGTGACCGTCGGCATGGTCGCCCCCAAGGGCCCCGGCCACCTGGTGCGCCGCCAGTTCGTCGACGGCAAAGGTGTGCCCGCGCTGATCGCCATCGCCCAGGACCCCAAGGGTGAGGGCCAGGCGCTCACGCTGTCCTACGCCAAGGCCATCGGCGGTGCCCGCGCCGGCGTCATCAAGACCGACTTCAAGGAAGAGACCGAGACCGATCTCTTCGGCGAGCAGGTGGTGCTCTGCGGCGGCACCGAGGAGCTGGTGAAGGCCGGCTTCGACGTCATGGTCGAGGCGGGTTACGCCCCCGAGATGGCGTACTTCGAGGTGCTGCACGAGCTCAAGCTGATCGTCGACCTGATGTACGAAGGCGGCATCGCGCGGATGAACTACTCCATCTCCGACACCGCTGAGTTCGGCGGCTACATCACCGGCCCGCGCATCATCGACGACGCCACCAAGGACCGCATGCGGGCCGTGCTGAAGGACATCCAGGACGGTACCTTCGTCAAGCGCCTGGTCGCCAACGTCGAAGGTGGCAACAAGGAGCTCGAAGAGCTGCGCAAGAAGAACGCCGAGCACCCCGTCGAGGTCACCGGCAAGAAGCTGCGCGACCTGATGAGCTGGGTCGACCGGCCGATCACCGAAACGGCTTAAGCACCACGCGATTTCGGCGCGCT from Mycolicibacterium tokaiense includes the following:
- the ilvC gene encoding ketol-acid reductoisomerase, producing MFYDDDADLSIIQGRKVGVIGYGSQGHAHSLSLRDSGVDVKVGLREGSKSREKVEEQGLAVDTPAEVAKWADVIMLLAPDTAQAEIYSSDIEPYLEDGNALLFGHGLNIHFGLIKPPANVTVGMVAPKGPGHLVRRQFVDGKGVPALIAIAQDPKGEGQALTLSYAKAIGGARAGVIKTDFKEETETDLFGEQVVLCGGTEELVKAGFDVMVEAGYAPEMAYFEVLHELKLIVDLMYEGGIARMNYSISDTAEFGGYITGPRIIDDATKDRMRAVLKDIQDGTFVKRLVANVEGGNKELEELRKKNAEHPVEVTGKKLRDLMSWVDRPITETA